Sequence from the Rhizobium sp. TH2 genome:
CTGCGTGCAAGCCGGGGAGCCGAGCTCCAGGTTCTTGTCCATCAGCTTTGGCCAAAGCTTAAGCGCCTCTCCGACGCTGAGATTGGACTGACCCGCATTGTCTGGCTCGTTGAATCCAAGCAGATAGCCGGACGGCGCGTTGGCAAGCCGCTCGAAGTTGGCAGTCGCGATTTCATCCCTGCCCCAGATCATCGGTACGAAACGCTCATCATTCCTGCCAGCCCCACCGGCCGACCAGAGACGATGGTGACCCCAGTTTGTGTACCAGCTGAAATCGAACTGCCTGAGATCGGATAACGCTGTGCCTAGCCCGTCGAGGTCCCAGGTGCCGATACCGATCTTCCCCGGGTGTTCCACGAGATCTGGGTTCGGCCTGGCTGCGGATTTGTTCTGCGACGTTGGCATAGCAGCAGAGTTGAAAATGAACTCGTCATCTTCAGTCGTCCCGACCAAGATATCCAAGCCTGTTCCCCGATGTGCATTCCTGTGACGACCGTCGATATTGATTTCAAACATTAGAGCCCCTGAATAAACGGGGCCGCTTTGCCAGTACTGAACCCCCCTGTCAAGGCGACACGTTCACTGTGCCGGTAAGGTCTAAAGAGATGGCTTGGTCTCAAATTGAGAATCAACTTTAACTTGAATATATGACAACATCAACACAGGATAGATTTTCTCGGTTGCGCTGTCATAGTGGCTAGAGGAATATTGGCGTGAGCGTCGGAAATATGAAGCGACAAAGGCGCCGATGTCCACCACCGCGACGATGCCTCTCGCCACCGATCAGGCGCATAACGAGCTGCCACATCTTTGAGACGGGTGGCGTTCCGTTCTGCCACACCTTGCAAATTCTCTAGCGATTCCAAAGGGGAACAAAGCAAGAATAAGGAGAGTGGAGGCCTCGTCCGGAATCGAACCGGAATACAAGGATTTGCAGTCCTCTGCGTAACCACTCCGCCACGAGGCCTCATCTCGAAAACGGATAAGCCAGAATGCTTAATTCTCCGTTCCCTGCCGGGCATTTCAAGCAAATACCCTTGCGGTGTGGCGGGCTTCTAACAGGAAGGTTTGACCTTCGCAAGGCGATTTTGGAATCTTTGTAAAAAGCCCCGTGGGCCCGTTCCTCGCGCGACCGTTTTCGGGTCCATCGGCTGAATCCAAGGGCGGTACCTTCTCCAAAACCACGCGTTTGCCGATCATCGAAGAAAAGGAATGAGGATTTCCACGATGAGAAAGACAGCAATCGTATTTGGCGTTCTCGCCGCATTTTCCGCCGGTTCTTTTGCGGCGGCGGATGATGTCACGATCATCAAGCGCGACCCCGACACGACAGGCGGCATCGTCGACAAGGAGCGCCAGCCAAAGCAGAAGGTCATCGTCCGGGAAAGCAGCCCCGACGTGGTGATCAAGGAAAGGCGCGATCCGAATCTGATCATCAAGGGCAAGGTTTCGATCGACTGATCGACCCCAACCCATACAGGAAAAAATCAGGGGTCGAACCGTTACCGTTTCGACCCCTACAAGTGCCCGGTGAGGAAGGGCAAGAGCCCAGTATCGAGAACCGTTGAATCGCACGCGCGCCGCATGAATAAAGCGTCGACCAAGGCCGTACTGGATTCAATCTCAACACTCGGATTTCGTCATGACCCGCTATATCTTGGCCACGCTGCGTGTACTCGGCATCGTCGGTGCATCGTCATTCATGAATGCCGTTACATCCATGCCCGCCGTCTCCTGATCGTACGGCAATCGATGAATGGGCGTGCTCATCGTGACAGCCGCTCTCGTATCAATAATCGCCCTCCAACTAAACTTTTGGAACCCGATGCTCGTAAGAATCCTGATTCATCGCGGCGTGCTGCGTCGAAGGGCGAGGGATTCCTGCGTGGGAGAATGGCTATGCGTATCCAGATTGAAGTGAATGGTCCCGATTTCAGCCCATCGGATCCCCGTCGAACCACGCAGTGCCAACAGGAAGCCACGGTAGTGGCGCGGCAGGTGATCAGCCAGTTCGTACAAAGCGGCTGGCGAGAATCCGAAGCCGCCCTCGCACTCGCCGACGCGTTCGATGATTATTGCATGTATCTCGCGGAGAAACCAAAGCGCGTCGTGCTGCCGGCAAACTCCAATCGCAGCGCTGCTTGACGACTGAACTTCGCGCAAAATAAAAGGCGCTCCGTGATGAACACTGATGTGTCCGTGCGAAGCGCCTCAAAATAACCAGGCAAAAATGCGTGGCGGAAATTTGGCTCCCCGGGCCGGAGCCAATCTAATTCTTTTTATCAATTGATTCAATGCATTATAAAGAGATGAAGAGTGTAATGTATAGCATAATGTTTAGCGAATTCGAGGCCTTTTCGCGTCAGCGGAGTTGTGGGCGGCCGCGTTCGGACGTCAGCAGCCTTCTCACATCGGCGCGCGCGTCGAAAATCTTTGACAAACTTAGGCCGATACGCGGAGAAACAGCGAGAAATAACCCAACAATTTCAAAAGATGGACTTTCCAGTCAAGAACTCATTCTTGAAACTAGCGCCCTGCCCGTGCCTATGAGCACAGACTCTTCAAAGCGGTGGACACTTCTTGAAAATAAACGCGCCTTCACCCGTTCAATTGGAAAACAGGCAGCCATTTCGACTACTAACGCCGCGTTGGCCATTCATTTTCCATGAAATCGATCGCCTCGTCGACTGAATGAAAAGTGCGCGCAAAGCCGGTTTGAAGGCGCATTGTCAGAGGCTTTGTCCAGAACGTGTCATCCCTATCCATTTCCTCCTCCCTTGGTCTGTTTGACGAAAAGGGAAACATCCTAGTTTACTCCAATTGCGGCGAGAAAAACGGCTTTGTACGAAAATGACAATTGGGGAACCAGCCGCCGGGCAGCACGTTCACGCGGCCTCGTCCTCCCGAGCGACCGAGGCCGCCCGGCTGATGTGGGTGTAGTCGGGCCGTTCGTGTCGGCACGCCTGATATGGTTGGCTTGATCACATGCAAAACCCGACCGGCGCCTCCCAACGCCGATCGGGATTTTAGCGGAGCGGCATGGGTGCGCTCACGAGGGACTGCAGGTGGCGTGGCGCACCTACTGCAGTCCAACAGGAATAATGCACACTGCGGTCGGCCTTAGAATGCTCGGTACGTTTCCGCACCGGGAACCCATCGCGGACATTATAGTTTGCTGCGGGTCATGTCTCCTGTTGAGGCGGCCGTCTGGCGATCCTCTTTCAGAAATTGTCGCCAGGCGGCCGTTAGGTAGGCCACGCATATCGCGCACGCGCCACCCTTTCACATTCTTCAAAGAGCCGGTCGGGATCGGTCACGCCCGACTGATACGCGCGCAGACAGAATGCAGCGAAATCACGCTGACGGGCAATGGTCCGGTCGAACCACGTCTCCCGCGCGATGCGCTTGAAGACATCGTGCACCACCTCAAACTCACTTGGTTGATATACGCCAGAAACACTCACCGCAAACCCCCGTATTGGACCAGTTCCGACGCAAAATATATTTCAAATGTGAGCACCTACAAGGAGCTCTTTAGTCTGTTTCGTACAGAGTAGAGGGATATTTGGTAGACGGGAACCAGACAACTGAACAGGCGTTCATACGCCGTCGTATCTCCTGATCGACAGGGCCGTCTGGCTTCCCTCAAACCATCAGGCCAGGCGGCCCCCTCCTACGTCGGCACGCACCTTTGCTTGGGCTGATTTCCAAACGCCGTCCTGGCAGGGCACGTCGGCGAAATCGCTGAAGACCAGCAAGGCGGCCAGCATCAGGAACAATGCCAGGCCAGCTGCGAAAACCCAGTTCATTTGCGATCTCCAAGGCGCACGCCAGGACCGTTCCCATTGGCGCGGTGAAGATGATGTCGGCGGATTCTAGGGCGGCGCGGATGGCGGCGATAGCGTCATCTGAAACAACGCGCCTATTCTTTCCACGGTAGACAGGCCAAGTCCGGCAGCGCTCGCCACTGGCTGGGTGAGATCAAGGAGCGCTCTGAGAAGACCCGCGCTGGGCGTCTGGAATGGCTCGCCTTTGCGGCCAGGCTTCTCCGCATCGAACTCGAGCCGAGCACAAATCCCGACCACGAATACTCTCCTGCGGCACGTTTGCGAAGCGATTCCACTTCCCTCGCGACGGTCAGTGGACCGACTTCGCGAAGCCCTCCATCAGGGCTAAAGGTCATGACGGCCGCAGACGTACCGATACCCGAAGGCCTAACGACTTAGTGTCAAGGCGCGAGTCCGCCTGCCCGCCGTAGAGCTTGTCATCGGCGGGCTTTTTCATGCGCCCTCTGTATCTGCATTACTGCGTGTTGGCCGCGGGCTGCATGGCATCGGCGATCGTAGTTGCGGGTCCCGGTACTGACGTGAGGCGGCCCGCCATTGAAAAAGCGATCAATGCCAGCATGGCGACGTCCAAGAAAATTATGATGATAGTGTTCGTGGTCAGGGCTCGCTCCGAGTTTGGTCTTCCGGGATCACTAACCACGCTATGGTCCCGCTGGTTCCCAAGCGCGCCATTCGCCCTCAGTC
This genomic interval carries:
- a CDS encoding glycoside hydrolase family protein, yielding MDILVGTTEDDEFIFNSAAMPTSQNKSAARPNPDLVEHPGKIGIGTWDLDGLGTALSDLRQFDFSWYTNWGHHRLWSAGGAGRNDERFVPMIWGRDEIATANFERLANAPSGYLLGFNEPDNAGQSNLSVGEALKLWPKLMDKNLELGSPACTQTETLGDDSWLGRFMDKADRRDYQVDFVAVHYYSDDGSVADFKAFLKDVRQEYHKPVWVTEWALVDWADRDRFTADEAADFAAEAIQMMDDLKFVKRHAWFGAYEAADGWNFNINTELIDAAGNLTPVGHVFQELTM